GATATCCTAAGAAATAATTTAGATTAGTAGAAACCTGAAACGAATATTGATTATTTGCTAATAAGAGAACACTACCTGTAATATTAAAAACAATTGGATTATCAATGTTGGTAACAACGATTTCTGGATAAATTTGCGTATAAATTGGGGTTCCCGAATTCGTATTCCCATCATAAATATTTAAAGTTCCAGATTTTAAAGTTCCTATTTCTGAAGCATAGATTTGAAAACTAGCTAAAGTTCCATCACACTCGGCTGTAAAACTTTGACCTATAACTGAGGGGATTATATTAGACGAAAATTGTTCGGTTATGTGTGCTACGGCACATTGAGAATAAGTTACTTTTAAGGTTAGTAAAGTAATACCTAGAATTAGTAATTTTTGTTTCATTGTTTTGTA
This genomic interval from Tamlana carrageenivorans contains the following:
- a CDS encoding T9SS type A sorting domain-containing protein; translated protein: MKQKLLILGITLLTLKVTYSQCAVAHITEQFSSNIIPSVIGQSFTAECDGTLASFQIYASEIGTLKSGTLNIYDGNTNSGTPIYTQIYPEIVVTNIDNPIVFNITGSVLLLANNQYSFQVSTNLNYFLGYPNPYTSGTAWVNSKVSSLMDLSFSVSISDNALGAEAFNKDNKISIFPNPASEFITISNMAVSENYSILNALGQEIISGITGNNEIDIRSLNNGLYFLKFEKGAVLKFIKK